A window of the Mucilaginibacter sp. cycad4 genome harbors these coding sequences:
- a CDS encoding phosphoribosyltransferase family protein, with translation MKATYSLHHINSATHFGFDADDYSRFKFGDGEVSRYFGTDLADGFIAEHLSRRPIKKQIVVISSPYSFIPTATFAMKNHFVCRLNRWLAENGYPVVQETKVHRTITYKEDYGELDAEQRINLIGNDSFHIDKDFLVGKTLLFLDDIKITGSHERMIMKMVDEYGLQNDIYMLYFAELVNKNIHPNIENYLNYHHVKNIYHLNDIVKGNDFCINTRIVKYILNYDHESFCIFIQDQGSNFINLLYDMALGNGYHTIEAYAPNLNFIKQNLLINNNKLIQHGN, from the coding sequence ATGAAAGCTACCTACTCATTACACCATATCAACAGCGCAACACATTTTGGTTTCGATGCCGATGATTACAGTCGCTTTAAATTTGGCGATGGCGAAGTATCCCGCTATTTCGGTACCGATCTGGCAGATGGTTTCATTGCGGAACATTTAAGCAGGCGGCCCATAAAAAAGCAAATAGTAGTGATATCGAGCCCCTACTCGTTTATCCCAACAGCTACCTTTGCCATGAAGAACCATTTTGTATGCCGGCTTAACCGCTGGCTGGCCGAAAATGGCTATCCGGTTGTGCAGGAAACAAAGGTTCATCGCACCATAACTTATAAGGAAGATTACGGCGAGCTGGATGCCGAGCAAAGGATCAATTTAATAGGTAACGATTCGTTTCATATTGATAAGGATTTCCTTGTGGGCAAAACATTATTATTTCTGGACGATATCAAGATCACAGGCAGTCATGAGCGTATGATCATGAAAATGGTAGATGAATATGGCTTACAGAATGACATTTATATGCTGTACTTTGCCGAACTGGTGAACAAAAATATCCACCCCAATATTGAAAACTACCTCAATTATCATCATGTTAAAAACATCTATCATTTAAATGATATCGTTAAAGGCAACGACTTTTGTATCAACACCCGCATAGTAAAATATATTTTAAATTACGATCACGAAAGTTTTTGCATCTTTATACAAGATCAAGGCAGCAATTTCATAAACTTGCTGTATGATATGGCTTTGGGTAATGGATATCACACCATTGAAGCCTATGCACCTAACTTAAACTTTATTAAACAAAACCTATTAATAAACAATAATAAACTAATTCAGCATGGCAATTAA
- a CDS encoding TerD family protein: MAINLQKGQRETIGAPKFTVGLGWDTNSSSTGSAFDLDASVFIMSDNKKILSDEFFVFYNNPKSPDGAVEHTGDNLTGAGDGDDEQIIVDLSKIDPRATEICIVVTIHEAESRRQNFGQVRNSFVRIFDSATNTDILKYELEEDFSIETAVEFGRIYKKDNNWKFEAVGAGMKGGLQDYLNKYN, translated from the coding sequence ATGGCAATTAACTTGCAAAAAGGTCAGCGGGAAACTATTGGTGCCCCCAAATTTACAGTAGGCCTTGGTTGGGATACAAACAGCTCATCAACAGGCTCGGCCTTTGACCTTGACGCTTCGGTGTTCATTATGAGCGATAATAAGAAAATATTGAGCGACGAGTTTTTCGTTTTCTACAACAATCCAAAATCGCCTGATGGCGCGGTTGAACATACCGGCGATAACCTTACCGGCGCCGGTGATGGCGATGACGAGCAGATCATTGTCGACCTGTCAAAAATCGATCCGCGTGCTACCGAGATCTGCATAGTAGTAACCATTCATGAGGCCGAAAGCCGCCGCCAGAATTTCGGACAGGTACGCAACTCTTTCGTTCGCATTTTTGATTCGGCTACCAATACCGATATTTTGAAATACGAGCTGGAAGAGGATTTTTCAATTGAGACTGCCGTTGAGTTTGGCCGCATCTACAAAAAAGATAACAACTGGAAATTTGAAGCTGTGGGTGCCGGCATGAAAGGCGGTTTGCAGGATTATTTAAACAAATACAACTAA
- a CDS encoding TerD family protein, translated as MAINLQKGQRISLEKSNGSKLQNVCVGINWGAIEKKGLFGLGTTKEAVDLDASCILYDESKRLVDVIYFGNLRSKDHSVKHSGDDLTGDMAGNDGLDNEVITVDFGTLSPTVNYVAFVLNSFRGQDFGTIPFASIRIYEGTPTRVNEIFATYDIAHSKDFAGHVSMVMGVFYKKNGEWKFNAIGEPTRDRKLEETVKTVTATYL; from the coding sequence ATGGCTATCAATCTTCAAAAAGGGCAGCGGATCAGCCTTGAAAAAAGTAACGGCAGCAAATTGCAAAATGTATGCGTTGGGATAAACTGGGGGGCCATTGAAAAGAAAGGCCTGTTTGGCCTGGGTACCACTAAAGAGGCAGTAGACCTTGATGCCAGTTGTATTTTATATGACGAAAGCAAACGCCTGGTTGATGTGATCTATTTTGGCAACCTTCGTTCAAAAGATCACTCGGTTAAACACAGTGGTGATGACCTTACCGGTGATATGGCAGGTAACGACGGGCTGGATAACGAAGTGATCACCGTTGATTTTGGCACACTGAGCCCAACCGTTAACTACGTGGCCTTTGTATTGAACAGCTTCCGCGGCCAGGATTTTGGTACCATTCCATTTGCATCCATCCGCATTTACGAAGGCACGCCAACCCGTGTTAATGAAATTTTTGCTACTTATGATATTGCGCACAGCAAAGATTTTGCGGGCCATGTATCCATGGTAATGGGCGTGTTTTACAAAAAGAACGGTGAGTGGAAATTTAACGCCATCGGTGAACCAACCCGCGACCGTAAGCTGGAAGAAACCGTGAAAACCGTTACTGCAACTTATTTATAA
- a CDS encoding toxic anion resistance protein, which translates to MESAPNNNDELNIPPLITPTNLDIPATGQQSSAVPMRLDKQGNVNLDVIPAEDVKKYGEMGKDLNPGDVNSILNYGVEVQNSMEKYSNNFLTSVRTYNSGEVGVLINDLLTELNYIDVDELNQNAFTSFISHIPFMKKLVVDTKKLFQKYDTVVNNIDKITNKIKAGRVNSLKDNSSLQTMFDSNVTYIKQMEDLIIAGQLKYNELNEKLAVMDGNPTAYQDYEIADLRDFVNRLDKRLADLKVVRFIMMQSLAQIRVVQNNNTTIAEKAQSIVSTTIPVWKNQLTIAVALNRQKENVEMQKKISDTTNTILQKNAEMLKQNSIDVARENEKTVVSLDTLKKTTSSLIETLTEVKRIHDEGTANRRTLNIELQNLETELKKTVTSVS; encoded by the coding sequence ATGGAAAGTGCACCAAATAATAATGATGAACTAAATATACCACCGCTGATTACTCCAACCAATCTGGATATTCCGGCGACCGGGCAGCAAAGCAGTGCTGTGCCTATGAGGCTGGATAAGCAGGGCAACGTAAATCTTGATGTTATTCCGGCTGAGGATGTAAAAAAATACGGCGAGATGGGAAAGGACCTCAATCCGGGTGATGTTAACTCGATACTGAACTATGGTGTTGAGGTACAAAACTCCATGGAGAAATACAGCAACAACTTCCTTACTTCGGTGCGTACCTACAACTCGGGCGAGGTTGGCGTGCTGATCAACGACCTGCTTACCGAACTTAACTATATTGATGTTGATGAGCTGAACCAAAATGCGTTTACCTCGTTCATATCACATATCCCGTTTATGAAAAAGCTGGTAGTTGATACCAAAAAGCTTTTTCAGAAATATGATACTGTGGTTAACAATATTGATAAGATCACCAATAAGATCAAGGCTGGCCGTGTTAACTCATTGAAGGATAACAGCTCGCTGCAAACCATGTTTGACAGTAATGTTACCTACATTAAACAAATGGAAGACCTGATCATTGCCGGTCAGCTTAAGTACAATGAGCTTAACGAAAAGCTGGCTGTAATGGATGGAAACCCAACGGCCTACCAGGACTATGAAATTGCCGACCTGCGCGATTTTGTGAACCGACTCGATAAACGCCTGGCCGATTTAAAAGTGGTGCGTTTTATCATGATGCAATCGCTGGCGCAGATCCGCGTGGTACAGAATAACAATACTACCATTGCCGAAAAAGCGCAATCTATCGTATCAACCACTATCCCGGTTTGGAAAAACCAGCTTACCATAGCTGTAGCGCTTAACCGCCAAAAAGAGAACGTGGAGATGCAGAAAAAGATCTCGGACACTACTAACACCATTTTACAAAAGAATGCCGAAATGCTAAAACAAAACAGCATTGACGTAGCCCGCGAAAATGAGAAAACGGTAGTATCGTTAGACACACTGAAAAAGACCACATCATCGCTCATTGAAACCCTTACCGAAGTAAAACGCATTCATGACGAAGGTACTGCCAATCGCCGTACGCTTAACATCGAACTTCAAAACCTGGAAACAGAGCTTAAGAAGACGGTAACAAGTGTGAGCTAA
- a CDS encoding peroxiredoxin, with product MLTIGQKFPEFSKTAVVSLEKGKEFETLTSEYLTNDDNVWTVMFWWPKDFTFVCPTEIAEFNKNFGEFRDRETRLIGASTDSEFVHAAWRRDHDDLRDLKFPMLADTSKSLAEDLGILEPTEKIAYRATFIVDPQGIIRWVSVNDLSVGRNVKEVLRVLDGLQTDELCPCNWEKGQETLTV from the coding sequence ATGTTAACCATAGGACAAAAATTCCCCGAATTTTCTAAAACAGCAGTAGTAAGCCTTGAAAAAGGTAAAGAGTTTGAAACCCTTACTTCTGAGTATTTAACCAACGATGATAACGTTTGGACTGTAATGTTCTGGTGGCCAAAAGACTTCACTTTTGTTTGCCCTACTGAAATTGCTGAGTTTAACAAAAACTTTGGCGAATTCCGTGACCGCGAAACCCGTTTAATCGGTGCTTCTACCGACTCTGAATTTGTTCACGCTGCCTGGAGAAGAGATCATGACGATCTGCGCGATTTGAAATTCCCTATGCTTGCTGATACTTCAAAATCATTAGCTGAAGACCTGGGTATTTTAGAACCAACTGAAAAAATTGCTTACCGTGCTACTTTCATCGTTGACCCACAAGGGATCATCCGTTGGGTATCAGTTAACGACCTGAGCGTTGGCCGTAACGTGAAAGAAGTATTACGTGTACTTGACGGTTTACAAACTGATGAACTTTGCCCTTGCAACTGGGAAAAAGGTCAGGAAACTTTAACTGTATAA
- a CDS encoding carboxymuconolactone decarboxylase family protein — translation MNESTEVIQEILESIGLDKSYRTVSLTLLETGESRYLRDLKLNFTSTLTSAHLTNKECALLGLATAANNNNVPLTNYFTKYAKENEATDAEIGEAVGCASLLASNNIFYRFRHFTQKEKYTQIPARIRMQLMMKPVTGKEFFELASLAVSAINGCEMCVNAHEDSLIKLGTTEERIFDAVRIASLITATGKVIF, via the coding sequence ATGAACGAAAGTACCGAAGTGATCCAGGAAATACTTGAAAGTATCGGATTAGATAAAAGCTACCGCACCGTGAGCCTTACCCTTTTAGAAACAGGCGAATCACGTTACCTGCGCGATCTGAAGCTGAACTTTACCAGCACCCTTACTTCAGCACATTTAACCAACAAAGAATGCGCCTTGTTGGGTTTAGCTACTGCGGCTAACAACAATAACGTCCCGCTAACCAACTACTTTACCAAATACGCTAAAGAAAACGAGGCCACCGATGCCGAAATTGGTGAAGCTGTTGGCTGTGCTTCATTACTGGCATCAAATAACATATTTTACCGTTTCAGGCATTTTACCCAAAAGGAAAAGTATACCCAAATCCCTGCGCGTATCCGGATGCAGCTCATGATGAAACCTGTTACCGGTAAAGAGTTTTTTGAACTGGCCAGTTTAGCCGTATCAGCAATTAACGGATGTGAAATGTGTGTAAATGCACATGAGGATTCGCTTATAAAATTAGGCACTACCGAAGAGCGAATTTTTGATGCGGTACGTATAGCATCACTAATTACCGCTACAGGTAAAGTCATATTCTAA
- a CDS encoding carboxypeptidase-like regulatory domain-containing protein: MSAEANKAVSPLSWVIITGLGFVLFVAAAVILMIFSNKAANLSPQVYFFLLVFVALIASGFLFGALKAHAKYSGKLYNGTLALGGPAVIFCLIIYFGLKLSPVADSFDIKFIVFGDESKNELVNGGLLKILFNKPDSARIENGIVTFNELPANLLGKSITVTPAVPGYYRQSQQVTIPVDGRTSIELHLKKQADSLIVNGLVVDMQGQPVPGVLIVLANGLYKTNADELGNFSLILPIKDGTELPVRIYRGKKLRFNSTQILSSKVPLTLQLNKL; this comes from the coding sequence ATGTCAGCAGAAGCCAATAAAGCTGTTTCGCCTTTAAGTTGGGTTATTATAACCGGATTAGGTTTTGTATTGTTTGTAGCGGCGGCTGTAATACTCATGATCTTTAGCAATAAAGCTGCAAATTTAAGTCCGCAGGTTTATTTTTTTCTGTTAGTTTTTGTTGCCTTAATTGCATCGGGGTTTTTATTTGGGGCATTAAAAGCACATGCAAAATATAGCGGCAAATTGTATAATGGCACCTTAGCACTTGGCGGGCCTGCCGTGATCTTTTGCCTCATCATCTATTTCGGCTTGAAACTTTCGCCCGTAGCTGATTCATTTGATATCAAATTCATTGTGTTTGGTGACGAAAGCAAAAATGAGCTGGTAAATGGCGGATTACTTAAGATATTGTTCAACAAACCCGACTCGGCAAGGATCGAAAACGGCATTGTAACTTTTAACGAGTTGCCCGCCAATTTATTAGGCAAAAGTATTACTGTTACTCCTGCCGTGCCCGGCTACTACCGGCAAAGCCAGCAGGTAACTATCCCCGTTGATGGGCGTACGTCTATCGAGTTGCATCTTAAAAAACAAGCTGATTCCTTAATCGTAAACGGCTTGGTTGTGGATATGCAGGGCCAGCCTGTCCCCGGTGTATTGATTGTACTGGCCAATGGGCTTTATAAAACCAATGCTGATGAATTAGGCAATTTCAGCTTAATATTACCAATAAAAGATGGAACTGAACTTCCGGTGAGGATTTACAGGGGAAAAAAGCTGCGTTTTAACAGTACTCAGATTCTTTCGTCTAAAGTACCGCTTACCCTTCAGCTGAATAAATTATGA
- a CDS encoding DHA2 family efflux MFS transporter permease subunit, with translation MAETGFKKWIITITVITASLLELIDTTIVNVALPHIQGNLGATLEDVAWVVTGYAVANVIILPMSGWLGGRFGRKNYFMASIIVFTIVSFLCGNAHSMDELVLFRILQGIAGGGLISTAQAILLETWPREQIGTATALFGLGAVVGPTVGPTIGGWIVENYSWPWIFYVNIPVGALAAFCTYTFVRETPKDAKGKPVDWWGIILLAIAVGSLQTVLEKGESEDWFAKPYILILTISAVLGTILFIWREMSTEHPIVNFSILRHRSFAVGMFTSFILGFGLYGSVFVFPVFCQNLLGFNAQQTGELLFPGGLCTIVMMPFIGKMLNKGIPAQFMATAGMFLFYVFTHMLSNSTLATGEKDVLVPLLIRGVGMALLFVPLTTLAMADLKGPELGQGSGLNNMMRQLGGSFGIATLTTLIHIRQGVHRNNLLVNINPYNNPFNDRLHMLTQGFMAKGKSMIDATHMAYQAIEGMVARQTLLLTYDDAYWISGLVMLFSIPLLYLQPFKKLKAVADSH, from the coding sequence ATGGCTGAAACTGGCTTTAAAAAGTGGATCATCACTATTACAGTGATTACAGCTTCATTACTGGAGCTGATTGATACCACTATCGTTAACGTAGCGTTGCCTCACATACAGGGTAACCTTGGCGCAACCCTTGAGGATGTGGCCTGGGTAGTAACCGGCTATGCGGTAGCAAACGTGATCATATTGCCCATGTCGGGATGGCTGGGCGGCCGTTTTGGTCGTAAAAACTATTTCATGGCGTCTATCATTGTATTTACCATCGTATCGTTTTTATGTGGTAACGCACACAGTATGGATGAACTGGTATTGTTCAGGATATTACAGGGTATTGCCGGAGGTGGTTTGATCTCAACCGCGCAGGCTATCCTGCTTGAAACCTGGCCACGCGAACAAATTGGTACTGCTACAGCCTTGTTTGGTTTGGGCGCGGTTGTTGGCCCAACTGTTGGCCCTACCATTGGCGGCTGGATAGTTGAAAATTACTCATGGCCATGGATCTTTTATGTAAACATCCCGGTAGGAGCGCTGGCGGCATTTTGTACCTATACCTTTGTGCGCGAAACGCCCAAGGATGCCAAAGGTAAACCGGTTGACTGGTGGGGTATTATCCTGCTGGCTATTGCCGTTGGCAGCTTACAAACTGTACTTGAAAAAGGCGAAAGCGAAGACTGGTTCGCTAAACCGTATATTTTGATATTAACCATATCGGCTGTATTAGGTACTATATTGTTCATCTGGCGCGAAATGAGCACGGAGCACCCGATCGTAAATTTCAGCATTCTACGGCATCGAAGTTTTGCTGTTGGGATGTTCACATCCTTTATACTTGGGTTTGGTTTGTATGGCTCGGTGTTCGTGTTCCCGGTATTTTGTCAAAACCTGCTTGGTTTTAATGCCCAGCAAACAGGAGAGCTGTTGTTTCCTGGTGGTTTATGTACCATTGTGATGATGCCGTTTATAGGTAAGATGCTAAATAAAGGTATACCAGCTCAATTTATGGCTACAGCGGGTATGTTCCTGTTTTATGTATTTACACATATGCTGAGCAATTCAACGCTGGCTACGGGCGAGAAGGACGTGTTAGTGCCGTTATTGATCCGCGGTGTAGGTATGGCGTTATTATTCGTACCGCTTACCACGCTGGCTATGGCCGATTTGAAAGGTCCTGAACTGGGCCAGGGATCAGGGTTGAACAACATGATGCGCCAGTTGGGCGGTTCGTTCGGGATTGCAACGCTAACCACACTCATCCACATACGGCAGGGGGTGCACCGCAATAACCTGCTGGTAAACATCAACCCATACAATAACCCGTTCAATGATCGTTTGCACATGCTTACGCAAGGCTTCATGGCTAAAGGTAAGTCGATGATTGATGCTACGCATATGGCTTACCAGGCCATTGAGGGCATGGTTGCCAGGCAAACATTGCTGCTAACTTATGACGATGCCTACTGGATTTCGGGATTGGTGATGTTATTTTCGATACCGCTGCTTTATTTGCAGCCGTTCAAAAAACTCAAAGCCGTTGCTGATTCGCATTAA
- a CDS encoding HlyD family secretion protein, with the protein MAKEQETPEQPKKKNKVIPIILGIVLIGGVIFGIKEYIYFSKHIDTDDAQIDGDISPVVARVGGYVDSIYFEENTHVNVGQPLVKIDDADYKVKLEQAQAAQVGASAGIGVNQSQIFANQANSASARATVTSNLARLEKVQKDYDRYANLVKDGSVTQQQFDQAKADLDVAKANYKASQDQYKAAVEQVGTTRSQLAVTHTGVSQRQVDIDYAKLQLSYTVVKSPASGLASKKNVQLGQLVQAGQTLFSIVNDNSLYITANYKETQLTNIKNGLKVEIEVDAYPDMKLEGQVYNFSPATGAKFSLLPPDNATGNFVKVVQRVPVKIKINGTKEELAKLRPGMSVNVSVIKE; encoded by the coding sequence ATGGCAAAGGAACAAGAAACACCGGAACAACCGAAAAAGAAAAACAAAGTTATCCCCATCATATTAGGCATTGTACTTATTGGCGGCGTAATTTTCGGTATAAAAGAATACATCTACTTTAGTAAACACATTGATACTGACGACGCCCAGATCGACGGCGATATCAGCCCTGTAGTTGCCCGCGTTGGCGGATATGTTGACTCAATTTATTTTGAAGAAAACACCCACGTAAATGTTGGCCAGCCGCTGGTTAAAATAGACGACGCCGATTATAAAGTAAAATTAGAGCAGGCTCAGGCTGCACAGGTAGGTGCAAGCGCAGGTATTGGTGTAAACCAATCACAGATCTTTGCTAACCAGGCAAACTCTGCAAGTGCCAGGGCAACGGTAACATCAAACCTGGCCCGTTTAGAGAAAGTTCAGAAAGATTATGACCGCTATGCCAACCTGGTAAAAGACGGATCAGTAACACAACAACAATTTGACCAGGCTAAAGCTGATCTTGATGTTGCAAAAGCTAATTACAAAGCATCTCAAGACCAATACAAAGCTGCTGTTGAGCAGGTTGGTACTACCCGCAGCCAGTTGGCCGTTACCCATACAGGTGTATCACAAAGGCAGGTTGATATTGATTATGCAAAGCTGCAGTTAAGTTATACCGTTGTTAAATCGCCGGCAAGTGGTTTGGCTTCTAAAAAGAATGTACAGTTAGGTCAGCTGGTTCAGGCTGGTCAAACTTTATTCTCAATTGTTAATGACAACAGCCTTTACATTACCGCCAACTACAAAGAAACCCAGCTTACCAATATTAAAAATGGTTTAAAAGTAGAGATTGAAGTTGACGCTTATCCTGATATGAAACTGGAAGGCCAGGTTTACAATTTTTCGCCTGCTACAGGTGCTAAATTCTCCCTGCTTCCTCCGGATAATGCTACCGGTAACTTCGTGAAAGTTGTACAGCGTGTGCCCGTAAAAATTAAAATTAACGGCACCAAAGAAGAGCTTGCAAAACTACGCCCGGGTATGAGCGTAAACGTATCAGTAATTAAAGAATAA
- a CDS encoding TolC family protein has translation MTTPNNKTDHLKLLKQVLRPVLRGSIALIVLGLPFAVNAQDRTITLDEAIKLGLDNSKTLKLSNSKVEQAVSQYNQAKDEALPTGKVSYGYNRAQIPANRLALGSESFNLPSHADAYLGILSLNQTIFGGNKLKYARQSTEMLTQVARLDVENDKDEVVYDIVSSYYNLYKVLQSKKVVTQNLTTVDAQIKQAQRFFDQGLVTKNDVLRFQLQRSNIEVNGVDLETNRRIINYNLNVLLGLPEGTQLNIDQITEADRQVNPLTAYLDTAMASRPEFKQFALRSRVAETNTKSIKANELPTVGASAAAYYVDVSANPIPKSGNFITPISVGLTVSWNFSSLWTNKNKVTEAKIQEQQVEINKGITADRIKDEVNQSYQSYTQALEKVKLLQTSIDQAGENNKILESKYKSNIASATDRADAETLLYQAQINLELAKADAGLAYYTLLKSTGKINK, from the coding sequence ATGACAACTCCAAATAACAAAACCGACCACCTTAAACTATTAAAACAGGTGTTACGGCCCGTTTTACGCGGCAGTATCGCCCTCATAGTTTTAGGCCTGCCTTTTGCCGTAAACGCACAAGACAGGACTATCACGCTTGATGAAGCCATTAAACTCGGCCTCGACAACAGCAAAACTTTAAAACTATCAAACTCGAAAGTTGAGCAGGCTGTTTCTCAATACAACCAGGCAAAAGATGAAGCATTGCCAACAGGTAAAGTAAGCTACGGTTACAATCGCGCCCAGATCCCTGCCAACAGGCTGGCCCTTGGTTCTGAAAGCTTTAACCTGCCATCGCATGCCGATGCGTATTTAGGGATCCTGAGCTTAAATCAAACCATATTTGGCGGTAATAAATTGAAATACGCCCGTCAATCTACCGAAATGCTTACCCAGGTAGCCCGGTTGGATGTGGAAAACGATAAAGACGAGGTAGTTTATGACATCGTTAGCTCGTACTATAACCTTTACAAGGTACTGCAAAGCAAAAAGGTAGTGACTCAAAACTTAACTACTGTTGATGCGCAAATTAAACAGGCACAGCGCTTTTTTGATCAGGGCCTGGTAACCAAGAACGACGTGCTGCGCTTTCAGTTGCAGCGTTCAAACATCGAGGTTAATGGTGTTGACCTGGAAACTAACCGCCGGATCATCAATTACAACCTTAACGTGTTGTTAGGTTTGCCAGAAGGTACGCAGCTAAACATCGATCAGATTACCGAGGCCGACAGGCAGGTTAACCCATTAACGGCTTACCTTGATACTGCTATGGCCAGCCGCCCTGAATTTAAACAGTTTGCTTTGCGCAGCCGTGTGGCCGAAACCAACACCAAAAGCATTAAAGCAAATGAACTGCCAACCGTAGGCGCATCGGCTGCTGCTTATTATGTTGATGTAAGCGCCAACCCGATACCTAAAAGCGGTAATTTTATTACCCCTATATCGGTGGGGTTAACCGTGTCATGGAACTTTAGCTCACTTTGGACCAACAAAAATAAAGTTACCGAGGCTAAGATCCAGGAGCAGCAGGTTGAGATCAACAAAGGCATCACTGCCGATAGAATAAAGGACGAGGTAAATCAAAGCTACCAAAGCTATACCCAGGCGCTTGAAAAAGTGAAACTTTTACAAACTTCTATCGACCAGGCTGGCGAAAACAACAAGATCCTCGAATCAAAATACAAAAGTAATATAGCGTCTGCAACAGACAGGGCCGATGCAGAAACATTGCTTTACCAGGCACAGATCAACTTAGAATTGGCTAAAGCCGATGCTGGTCTGGCTTACTATACGCTATTAAAATCAACTGGAAAAATCAACAAATAA
- a CDS encoding TetR/AcrR family transcriptional regulator, whose product MEKDKIDKKDHILDVAEKVFADLGYDGASTRTISGEAGVNMAMLNYYFGSKEGLFLAVFERKINSFRTLLQNIGSDGTMTAWDKLDKCIDNYVERIIANNCFQKLINREVSMNKRGDLTDKIIEILMVNVYEVKRIMEEGVNNGLFHADADIPLVIATLFGTKNYIVNMPQLSSLILGHDIRDEKFMEAELKPRVKTYMKRLLKAYLVK is encoded by the coding sequence ATGGAAAAAGATAAAATAGATAAAAAAGACCACATCCTCGACGTAGCCGAAAAGGTGTTCGCGGATCTGGGCTATGACGGTGCCTCCACCCGTACTATATCGGGCGAAGCCGGTGTAAACATGGCTATGCTCAATTACTATTTTGGATCAAAAGAGGGACTTTTCCTGGCAGTATTTGAACGCAAGATCAATTCGTTCCGCACGTTGCTGCAAAACATTGGCAGCGATGGCACCATGACGGCCTGGGATAAACTGGACAAATGTATCGACAATTACGTTGAGCGTATTATTGCCAACAACTGTTTTCAAAAGCTTATTAACAGGGAAGTATCCATGAACAAGCGTGGTGACCTTACCGATAAGATCATCGAGATACTGATGGTAAATGTGTACGAGGTAAAAAGAATTATGGAAGAGGGCGTAAACAACGGCCTGTTTCATGCTGATGCTGATATACCACTGGTAATAGCCACCCTCTTTGGTACAAAAAATTATATAGTTAACATGCCTCAGCTATCATCATTAATACTGGGACATGATATTCGTGATGAAAAGTTTATGGAAGCTGAACTGAAACCACGGGTAAAAACATACATGAAAAGACTTTTAAAAGCTTATTTAGTTAAATGA